The region gcccttttgatctaatacagccatgagtctttttgggaaagatgcaacaagttttcaCAGCTAGATttgggatcctctgccattcctccttgcagatcctctccagttctgtcaggttggatggtaaacgttggtggacagccattttcaggtctctccagagatgctcaattgggtttaagtcagggctctggttgggccattcaagaacagtcatggagttgttgtgaagccactccttcattaTTATAGCTGTATGCttgtcattgtcttgttggaaggtgaaccttcagcccaatctgaggtcctgagcactctggagaaggttttcatccaggatatccctgtacttgttAGCATTAATCTTTtcctcgattgcaaccagtcgaCCTGTCCCTGctgctgaaaaacacccccacagaatgatgctgccaccaccatgcttcactgttgggtctgttttggacaggtgatgagcagtgcctggttttctccacacataccgcttagaattaagTCCAAAAAGTTAATCAGACCAGAGAAtcataaagccccgactggtggagggctgcagtgatggttgacttcctacaactttctcccatctcctgactgcatctctggagctcagccacagtgatctttgggttctttgttacctctctcaccaaggctcttctccccgatagctcagtttggccggatggccagctctaggaagggttctggtcatcccaaacatcttccatttaaggattatggaggccactgtgctctcaggtaccttaagtgcagcagaaagttttttttttgtaaccttggccagatctgtgccttgccacagttctgtctctgagctcttcaggcagttcctttgacctcatgattctcatttgctctgacatgcactgtgagctgtaaggtgtcttatacagacaggtgtgtggcttttctaatcaagtccaatcagtataatcaaacacagctggactcaaatgaaggtgtagaaccatctcaaggatgatcagaagaaatggacaacacctgagttaaatatatgagcaTCACAGCAAAGGCTCTGAaaacttaggaccatgtgatatttccgtttttttttttatcaccaaaaatgtcaacaattctgtgtttttctgtcaatatggggtgatgtgtgtaaattaatgagaaaaaaaaaaaaacttaaatgacttAATCACttaaatggctgcaatataacaaagagtgaaaaatttaagggggccTGAATACATTCCgtacccactgtgtgtgtgtgtgtgtgtgtgtgtgtgtgtgtatgtatgtatgtatgtgtatgtatatatacatgtatatgtatatgtatatgtatatatgtatatgtatgtataattacaTGCAACATTTTGCAGATGTGATGACAGCTGACATTGTAGTGGGAATATTATTACGGTAGATCAGGCCATAAATCCTCTGTTCCCTTGTTGTTCTTATATTGAGATTAATTCAAAATCTGACGCTGATGTACTGGACAGTGTTGCTTGTCTTGGTAGATTAGCATTGTGGGATAGCAGTGTTTGGCTGAATGTGAGGTTAGGACTCTCAAAGGTATTATTACATTCTACAGATTAACCTTTGATCAAGTCATTTACTTCAATAACTACCCTCATAACACTGATTCACACAAAATTTTGCTTTATATGAACTTATTTCCAGAACTTTCCTCCTCAAGAAGAGCACAGGCAGCATCTGTAAAGGTTACAGGAATAAAAGATGATCAGTCccctacatcacacacacacacatatgcttacttttcttcttttgtatggTGCGGTGCTAATAGCTGCTACTCTGCTGCAGAATTTTGTTTgagtaagagagagaaagagggattgTGAGTGTTAAAAGCGGTTTCTTTTTTTACCATAGAACCTGACAGAGGACGTCGGCCCAGAGTCTCACGGTACAGGTAGTGACCTCACCTTGCATCCTTCTCCACCCCTTCATAACCTTATGAACTAatatcaaacacattttattattattattattttttttttactgctggtTTTAAATTACAGTTAGAACCTAAAGGGTGCTTGATGTTGGAAACTTTCCTCATgatgtatcatttttttcttctacacagccatttAAAATTTGGAGTCTTaagattttaatgcttttattcggcaaggattgtttaaattgatcataattaacagtaaagacatgtttaatgttaaaaaagattgtCTGTATGAAATAAAGGATGATCTTTTGAACATTTGATTCATCAAACtgtcctgaaaaaatgtatcccaGTTTCCCTCTTATTGGTGATCATCTTACTGGTCCAAAACATTTAAGAAGCTTGTATTTTTACTATAATCCTTATAGTTTTTTTGAATCATAGAAGTAACATTCCTCCAAGAACTCTTTTGAGTTTGCAGGCCATTTTTAAGGGGATATTACTGGTCGCAAACGTTTAAGAAGCTTGTATTTTTACTATAATCCATAGTTTTTTTGAATCATAGAAGTAACATTCCTCCAAGAACTCTTTTGAGTTTGCAGGccatttttaaagggatattacacacacattttcagcaaatctcatgttaatcttgagtacctatatagtggtattgcatccttcatagcGTCGAAGAGGCTTTAATTtgatcagatttataaaagaaaaacagcagagCTCCTGGAGACAAGCCGTGGGTCGAAGCTTAAGAGTACACCTTGTACACTTACGCGTAGTTTTAATTATTACCTGCGTTTCCAGCTCATGAACAGGATCTTTTATTGCTTGGGCCGCTCCAACGTCGAACTGGGCCTTgcttataaaacatttgtcactgAAATGATGATGGGAACAAATAGACACACTTGCGAAACTCCGTTGCTTTTCTGGAAAAACAAACTGAATCCACTGTTCACGTAATGCTGGGTTCTATTGGAAAGCTGAACAAGGttaactttccctcacatccaaaaatcaCACTTCTTTGGATACATTATTCTTGAGTAAGTCCTGTGCAGCGTTGCCGACAACTTCAGTAAACCCATTGAAGCACATTGATGGGCTGCTCTTGCTCTCGCTCTGGTTGCTGTGTgcgcgcgctcttccaggagAAGTGCCCATACAAGAAATTCTGTGCTCAAAAGTAACTTTCCGAAACTTACACAAGCCCAGAAGGAGTGTTTTCGGCACAGAAATACTCTGTCATACATCCAAATCATTGAGAATTCaaatctttaacagtgtaaataactcAGAATGCACAAAATAGCATGTAAATGAAGACATAGCCCTGGTTTGAGGGAGGGAATTACTGAAAAAGGACACCAAAAAATAACCATATTCTTTGTGTTGCCTGTCTCTCTTTTACAGCCTGCTGCTCCAGAGCCATGCCCCCCAGGAAAAAGAGGAGACCCACTGCTGGAGATGACCTGGCTGCTAAGAAAAGCCGGCAGGATAAGTATGCTCCAAACATTCACcttttcattcatccatccatatcTCCAGCCTTTGATCTCTCTCCATTCCAGCTGTCCGTTGACCTTCCTCTAATTCACTCAAACATACACACTCATCCATCTAGCTAATTTTTTGGTTAACAAATAATCTGTCAAATCACATCAATTAAGAAATTTAGTATTTATAGACAGAAGGAACTGCTTGTTTTTATAATATGCATGTCAATAGAAAGTTGCAATTATCAAATCTGTTAATTGCACCATCAGATATCTTTGTGTGGGTGAATTTCTGCCCTTAGAGCATGTGTCTCTTCTTGGTTGAATCAGAAATAGCATGTTCGTGCTTAAAactgtatataaaatgtgtgttaatgtgtatttaaatagcttcCACTCAGTCCTTGTCTGTTCATTTCAGTGTTTACAGAAAACAGGAGGCATTGCAAATTCAGGAAGCTGAAGCTTTTTCTAGCAAGAGATGTCTAGAATGGTTCTATGAATATGCAGGTATGTGGGCAAAAATTTAAGTCTTATTGAATTTTTCATAATACAATGAACtattgcatatgtatatatatttttattttgttgataaGGTTCTAAAAAGAGTATAATCCCATAAGAACCTGGTGGTGAACTGATATAATTTGACTTGAAAATGTCTAGAAGGCAGTGAATAATGTCACCTAATTTTAggctagatttttttatttattcagaattCCTTGTGGCTTCAGACAAATGAAGTGAAGAAGTTAAGTATCTACTAACATGCTTTGGAAACTtaagtcacattttttttgtgaatatatacagtaaagtCCGTTCCTATTAAGTTCAAAGTGCTCTGGCTCATTAACATATGAACGTGTTCCACAAAGTTTGACAACTTTCAAGTGTCCaagactttttgtttttattttaaatggtatacCCATTGCTTCTTCTTGAAATGTTTTGATTTGAATTTAgtttatgtatttctttaaaataaatgccatgTTTTTAATGTactgcaaagacatttataaatgtttaattgtggCTTATTtgtctaaatactttttggggccactgtatatAATAGTAAATAGTGTTTGAATGTGTCATGTAAATAGGGTGCGATGACGTTTTTGGACCGGAGGGGATGGAGAAATTCTGTGAAGACATTGGCGTGGAGCCAGAGAATGTACGAAAAATAAACTGATCTAATATGATTCATAGTCAAATTCATATTTAGCTAGTAGCTTTACATTTGAATGTATGTTTGTACGCAGGTAGTGATGCTGGTATTGGCCTGGAAGCTTGATGCCCAGAGTATGGGTTACTTCACTTTACAGGAGTGGCTCAAGGGAATGGGCTCATTGCAGTATGTCTGGCTAAACATGGACCTTAAATGCATCTACTACCATGCTACCTTACGTATAAGCTTCTCATCCTAATCTTCACTTTTCCTCTTCTTCTGTCAAACACAGATGTGATTCTACTGAAAAACTCAGGAACTCTCTAGACTACCTGAGGTCTGTCCTCAATGATGCCACCAGTTTCAAGCTCATTTACCGATATGCCTTCGACTTTGCCAGGGTAAGTGTTGTATATGCATTAGGACAGATGATTGATGGACATTAATCATTATCCACTTTACATGCTTTGGTTTTCTTTAAATACTTAAGCACATGATTTGGTTTTGTCAGTGGCTGTGCTGTGCATCTggaacctttcttttttttttttttcttccctgcaTGAATGCTGGACACATCAGAGTCCTTCAGTTACAGCAGACAAGGTCTTTAGACTGCTCAGAGATGGTGCTATTTTGGGTTGTTTCACCTCTTTGTCTGCTCAGCAGAAGTTTCGCTTgtccagaaattttttttttttcactccctTGGTATGAATTGTATAGCGACTGGAGCTTTGCTGAGTGAAGCTCTTACTGGAGCCATTTGATAGGGCCGATAAAGATGAGCAGTATAAATAAATAGCTTGTGGCAACCTTGAATATAACATGACATTCATTCTGTCTAGATCAAACAGAATTGTTCATGTCTGGACTCATCTTGTACAATACCAACTTGTTTTAAAGgggtgcatttttaaaaaaagctcGTAGCAGTTTTTTCATACAGGGGTCTTGGGTGCTCGGGTTGAAGAATGTTCAACACAGCGCTCATCACTGTCACTTTTAGTCAGCTAACCAATCAAAGTGGAGGAGGGGCAGGACTAATACTCTTTAAGGCAAGCCATTTCACTCAGTGGTCATTTTTGAAATGCCTCTCAGGGAATGCAAGTActtctctttgaatggggaaacttcaaattctccaaaactgtagGCCAAGTTTATGATAAAATTTCATATTTGTAATCACCAATGAAATCTGCCAACAGCTGTCTCATAAATGTGGTTTCTTTTGCTCAAATTATGTTAAAAAAGCTTATTATTCAGGCTAGATCagccagtgtgcatgcacagtcCTAAGCACGCATCTCTGAACGCTGACTGTTTCTATAACAACTGGGACTTCTAATGGCAGCTACAGTGACGCGCTGACTTTATCGATTAGTGATTGGCTCTTTGGAATGGCTCAGATGGAATTGCCGGACTAACTTAATATTGTTATGAAAAATAATGCTTGTTGAAACATTTAATTTGGGATGCGTCTGCCATAATACTTCAGCAGATATTCCATTACATAGCAACCACagcatttcaacaaaaaaaaaacaaaaaaaaaaacgctgcacTCTCAAGCGCTCCACTGCTGGGTGTTTTCAGCTGGCTTTTGTTGACACGTGGCCTGATTGTTACCTGCAGCTACACATACAGcctgagttaattttttttttatcgagtatttttaaaaaagtaggcTACTTTACTTAAATGTTAAGTACAATAcaatttcatttaatcatttttttttaagtgcagtttCTTAACATTTTAGGATAgtacaatttttatttactttttaggtACAGTatactttaattaaataattatttaagtttttttttatttacctggcTGTAAGCACAGTTCAGTGTTAATGTTCAGactgtgtatttacaatgtttaAAGTGGCTGACAATAATATATATGCTTATTAGGAATAATTATCAGGATTATTTTTAACTGCGCATAGCActactgtattttaatgttggtcattatggtggtacTTGGagagtcaaatgttttgtgaGGTGGTTTCAGAACAAATTGCAAAGTACTGAAGCGGATGCAACCTGGTTTTAAGTACCTTGGCAAGAATTGGTCATTTACAGATTGTTACTTCACCACCATAATTCccaactaaatatttttatttcgaTGTGTGAACTCTTGTATGCAAACTCTTTAAACTTTGATATGTTTCCACCCCTTTGCAGGAGAAGGATCAGAGGAGTTTAGACTTGAATACTGCCAAGTGCATGCTGGGACTTCTGCTTGGGAAGATCTGGCCATTGTTTCCAGTGTTTAACCAGTTTCTAGAAGTAAATATTTGAAACATTACAGTCTATCAGtgtcactttaaatattttacatgaccagtcaaatgtttgaattcattcattattactactcatttgaattaattcattattactaaagggatagttgactctaaaatgaaattctgtcataatttattcacccactcattccaaaactgtatgacctTTTTAATTCTATGAAACATAAAATGacttgaagaatgttgggaaccaaactGGTTTGGTTACTTATGATTTCCTTTGTatggaaaaaaatcatttattttatgttcagcaaaaagaaagtcatgcagtttTAGAACAACACGAagcaacaaaaaaggaaaaaaggaaaactattaataattcttatATATTTGACATTCAGCTAAATTTATGCATCATGAAATGCTTTTTAAACAGTAATGAGACAATTCTACAATTTTATAGCCATTCCATTCTGTTTATAGCCATACCATTCTGTATTTGTTTAAAGAATCAAATTCACCATACATTTTAAATCCAAAGTTTTAAGAAGCAGATTTAGCGAGTCCAGATATTTGACTGGTAGTTTATACAGATATTAGCACATCAGTACATAATTTTGTATACTTCATTTTGGGGACATTTTTTGACAATTattcatctctttttttcttcccaCAGCAATCTAAgtataaagttataaataaagaTCAATGGTGCAATGTTCTAGAATTCAGTAGGACTATCAATCTTGATCTCAGTAACTATGATGAGGATGGGGCCTGTGAGTACAAACACCCACAATTTAACATATCTGTATAGTTATAATTATTACACACCAGTTTAGACATCCATCATTTCTTTGTAAAATGCAGCTGGAAGTACATCAGATTTGTCTTTTGactcatttttctctttttctcaggGCCAGTGCTGTTGGATGAGTTTGTGGAGTGGTATAAAGACAGAGAGATGTCGTAGCGACAGCTTCCCCATACTTACCACAGTCACCAACTAGAAACTAATTGCCAACTATCACAATGACAATGAGGACAGAAACGGCTTTGAAACAAACATCTAGAAAACAAAGTACAATTCAAAACTGAAGTGTTTGGGACGGATGATCGTGGCCCCTGGCGATGAgggcttgagtgtgtgtgtgtgtgtgtgtgtgtttgcatagaATGTAATTATTATTGCACATGTTTGTATGTCGCCCTTATAGCCGGGGCCATAGGAGGGTCACTGGTGGTTGTGTGTTGGAGAAACACCACCTCACCGACTCCACCTAATGCCCCTCATAGCccacaatgcattatgggtaagCACACGGCCAGTGTTGGTGCCGCCTTCCCACCCCACTGTGATGTTTCATATTGCTGTGAATGTTTCAATAGTCTCTTATAAGGAGGATGAATTTGGATTCTCCACAAGGCAGGGTTGGTAAAATCTCCCATTCTGTCTGAAGTTTAGGTAATTAGGGCTtggaaggaaagaaaaaaggaagaacCTGCTTGGCTTTTTACTGAAGGTCAGTGACTTATTAAGAAGACTTTAATGGGTCAAAAATCAAAATAGCTTACAGTGTCGCTCTGCTGATGTGGTCCAACACTGTTAACTATGTTTTCTATGTTAAAGGATGATGACAGTCAGAGCATGTTACCATAGATGCATAGCGACCTTTGccataagttttattttttaccagtctCAATGCACTTGGTTGCCATTTAATAAGGTGCACCACATGCAAGAGCTTTAAGTACTTCCTGTGGTGGTGCATTAGTATCCTTATCACCACTTACATACTTGATATTGATTATAAGATCATCAAAAATGTTCATCACGTTCACAACATGAAGAACAGTGGGTTATACGTATATCGAGCGTAGTGTCCAGTTTCTTTTTCCTGGCTCAAATGAACATTGTGCATTCATGGTGGCAATGACAAGATATGTCCATCTTATAAACGTGTGAGCAGGTTAAAGTGACTGTGGAATGCATTCATTATTTGATTCCTTAGCAATGCAACTATACTGTGCATGTCATGGTTAAAATGCCAGGACATGGATCTACGTGATGGAAACGAGAGCGGATGAGAGAAAGCTGTTAAAGTGCACTTTTGATTTCTTTGATGAAttgccacaaaaatatcaaaacaggTATCCTGCCCTAAACACTGACACTCCTTTGGCCACATCCTCTTATGCAGATTTTGAGGTCAGATGTGATCACCTTAACTCATAGTGACCAATGCCTAGCAATTATTTAACGTTCTAGTTATGTTTGTAAAACGGAGTTTTGTCTATGGCTGTGGCGTGAAGTTATCTTGTCAtctgaacaagaaaaaaaaatgcatgcatgcattctgCAATTAGAGCCGTCTTCGTGAATGAATGAGGTTTATTCCTTTTGtactgttttttgcttttttttttttgtacaggtaTTAGTAGAAGTGAACCTTTTTGTGCTTAATTTGGGTATCCGCGGTCATGCAGTCTTAACGCTTTATGAAAAACATGATTGTGTGATGGTATTTAGAGCTTAAACACACTTGTAACCTCATCTGTTGAGATGTTCTTCTCTGCATTGCCTTCTCCACCATCTCCACCAAGTGCTAAACTACCCTGTACAAGAGTGACTGCAGCATTTCAGTATATCTGCAGTTTCAAGCAgacttacttatttttttatgttcatctTATAAGGTATTACAATACAGagacaaaaattattattaactttattaaagcTTCTTTTGggtaacccttttttttttccaagacatTTTTGATCGTTTTAGAGTGAAGGTTGCTTACCATAAATTATTTATCAAGTTATTCAGACAGCATTTAAGACACCAACAGTCTATGTATGCTGTGCATGCTGGCtagaatccattaaaaaaaaatctacagacACTTGTCATAATCCCATTAATCTGCACCCATTTGTGCCTGAGgtttaaataatggtttaaaattaattatttcaaaaGATAAACAGGTTCCCTGTGTTATGACTGTTGCTTTTGTTGGAGGAGTATGTAATGCAGAGGTCTGAGCACTCATCTGACTGTATATatgtatggatgtgtgtgtctatgtgtttgttttcactgTAACCTCTCTACATTCAATAAAAGGGGGTTTATTAACTAAATGTGGACTTATTTCATCTGTTTTAGATGTCATGTTTCAAGAATAGTAGAATAGTTGTTACTTGGACTAACAAATATTCTGGAGTCATTCTGAGACTCTTTCCCTGTTTGCTGGAAAGCTAGTATTAAACAGAAACCATCAAGATTTAGTGAAAGGGAATGAAAAACAGTGATTCGACAGCTTTGGAAGTTAGTCTATAGTCCCATTAATTGATATAATGCCCATCATGCATTATGATGACTGATAAAATCAGTCAACTCACATTCTTATGTACATTCATACATTGTTTCAATGCAAAAAAGAACAGGACTTCTATTTTTGAAATACTGAAACATGTTCAGGTCGtgttcataattatattacagaATTTTAAAAAACTCCGTAAAAAGCAAATCCCCAGCCTCAAAAACTGTGACTTTGAAAGTATAAGTATAATTTCTTGTCTGGTGAGTCCAAATGAACTcttaagctaaataaaaaattCCCTATTCTTTGGAGTAGAGTTTACCGGTGACTTGGAGCTGAGTTTTGATGTAGTCTGAGTTTCAAGGCCACGTAAAACTGGGGCTCCAACTCCTGTACGTCTGGAAGTTAATGTGTTCCTTGTAGATTCACTGCTGTATGTTCTGTTTGGGATGGTGTCACTCCATAATCTGCCAATGATCTATCTTGCTTGTCACCACCTTGTTGCATGGAGGCAAGGGATGCAGTGTTGAACTCCTCTATTTCCCTTCTCCTTTCCTGCAATAATCGTCTGCGTTCTTGCTTTTGATGGACTTCAGAATCTTCTCTGAGATACTCTCTGGCATCCTCTTGTTCTAGGGCAGGTGGGGATGTCTGTGGAACTGCTGGTGGCTCATCTTGTAGTGCTGGTACATCCACATCCACAACCTCATGTCCTACAGATTGTTCGTCACTGGACAAGGAACTTGACTTTCTTAACACTGACTTTAGGCCAGTCAGTTCCACTGAACTGTCCATGAGCTCTCCTTTAATAATGTTGTCCTTGTAAGTAAACTCAGATGTCCATGATTCTGATTCAGCTTTTATTAATAATGCAGACCCTTTTTTTTCATTGAGACAGGAGGTGACACCTTAGATTATAAACTTGTAAACATGGTTTCAGGATGTGTGAAATTAATGTAATCGCTTAACTTTTGGTATTTTATCAAGATGTGATTCAATATGTCCACCATAATTGTCTTAATTTGCAGTTTGTGTGACCTCAACCTCACATGAAGTGCTTGATctttgcatttctaaaatgccCTCAGATATTCCTCTTTCAGCTGATCATTGGTGTGTCAATCGAATAGATCTCTTAACACTTGGTATTCTTTCAAGATGTGCTTCTGTTTGCCTTGTCTTGCTTAACATTCTTCTTAGGGAAAGGTTGTGCTTCTTTCTCAGCTAAGATACTAGATCCTGTTTCTGTCACCTTTACAGACTTTAAAGTGCTTGGAAGAGGAAATGGTGCAAGACCCTGGGAAGGTTCagatttttcatattaaaattagattaaaaagattgtatttaaaataaacaaataaataactcaataaatatttttcagtggttgaagattttttttacagtattgaaTAATTACTTATGCTGTAAAGTAAAATGTGTAGCacgtacatatatacatatatatgtatatgttttttgtCATGTTCTTAGAAATTCTGctgatgttattttaacttaaaatatattttttatgtttcagaCTACAGCCCTCCCTGGCTACACTTGCATCAGAGTTGGTGACAGTTTTATGTTCCTGAAACGTTCTTGGACTGTTCTACAAATCCTTACCAGGCTTTGACTTTTATTACACCAAAATAAAATTCTTGTTCAGAAGTTGTTTGCAATTTCTGAAAGGCTGTTTTTAGAGGAATGTACACTCCAAGCCCATGCCCATGCTACTGTATGTCATACTCATCGCACATATACCTTAAATGActgcttgttttgtgttttatatggtcaACTTTAATCAGTTTAAATATGTCTACAGACTTCTACAGGGTTCATTTTGCACATTGTCTGTTTTGTAATGCTATGgttaattttcttctctcttcatctcatctttctctaacacatacaaagactgattcttccattttgattcctttttttttttgagaaagcatttgaattattgCTTGGGAAATACCCCCTTGGTCTTCTCTTTGCTGTGTATTTGCTGacactttttttgtataaatgaaaGTACAATGCCAGTTTgtgagtttgttaaaatacagatatttataataaagTTAATGACTGGCAAAATTGCCAGTTCTACTGTTTAAAACAAAATCAACTACAGTAatgaaactgtaaaattacagtacattgctggaaaccctgctgccagtatattactgttaatttccaaaaaagctgtaattcagaaaatggtaatacaactgtaaaattacggtacactgctggaaaccctgctgccagtatattactgttaatttacaggattttttttttacagtggtacTCCTGCGACACATagatattttagatgttttttttcagcatacaGCAACTGAACGTCAGGTGCCCAGGAGGTGCATTCCTGTTTTCCACTTGATAGGGTCCTACTGCTTGATCGGCCCTTTTTCAAAATCAATGACAGGCTCTTCAGAGCATTACTTCCCAACCAAAGGTGCAGAAGCCCCTTTAATTTTACATGACCAGAGCTGAGAAGACCCAGAGACTGCAAGGCATTATTGG is a window of Carassius auratus strain Wakin chromosome 45, ASM336829v1, whole genome shotgun sequence DNA encoding:
- the LOC113063309 gene encoding DCN1-like protein 4 isoform X4, whose product is MPPRKKRRPTAGDDLAAKKSRQDNVYRKQEALQIQEAEAFSSKRCLEWFYEYAGCDDVFGPEGMEKFCEDIGVEPENVVMLVLAWKLDAQSMGYFTLQEWLKGMGSLQCDSTEKLRNSLDYLRSVLNDATSFKLIYRYAFDFAREKDQRSLDLNTAKCMLGLLLGKIWPLFPVFNQFLEQSKYKVINKDQWCNVLEFSRTINLDLSNYDEDGAWPVLLDEFVEWYKDREMS
- the LOC113063309 gene encoding DCN1-like protein 4 isoform X5 — translated: MEKFCEDIGVEPENVVMLVLAWKLDAQSMGYFTLQEWLKGMGSLQCDSTEKLRNSLDYLRSVLNDATSFKLIYRYAFDFAREKDQRSLDLNTAKCMLGLLLGKIWPLFPVFNQFLEQSKYKVINKDQWCNVLEFSRTINLDLSNYDEDGAWPVLLDEFVEWYKDREMS
- the LOC113063309 gene encoding DCN1-like protein 4 isoform X2, whose translation is MSFTDFQLNSHLSTLASIHKIYHTLHRLNLTEDVGPESHGTACCSRAMPPRKKRRPTAGDDLAAKKSRQDNVYRKQEALQIQEAEAFSSKRCLEWFYEYAGCDDVFGPEGMEKFCEDIGVEPENVVMLVLAWKLDAQSMGYFTLQEWLKGMGSLQCDSTEKLRNSLDYLRSVLNDATSFKLIYRYAFDFAREKDQRSLDLNTAKCMLGLLLGKIWPLFPVFNQFLEQSKYKVINKDQWCNVLEFSRTINLDLSNYDEDGAWPVLLDEFVEWYKDREMS
- the LOC113063309 gene encoding DCN1-like protein 4 isoform X3 — its product is MARFNIKTSKSFKPRAFLQNLTEDVGPESHGTACCSRAMPPRKKRRPTAGDDLAAKKSRQDNVYRKQEALQIQEAEAFSSKRCLEWFYEYAGCDDVFGPEGMEKFCEDIGVEPENVVMLVLAWKLDAQSMGYFTLQEWLKGMGSLQCDSTEKLRNSLDYLRSVLNDATSFKLIYRYAFDFAREKDQRSLDLNTAKCMLGLLLGKIWPLFPVFNQFLEQSKYKVINKDQWCNVLEFSRTINLDLSNYDEDGAWPVLLDEFVEWYKDREMS
- the LOC113063309 gene encoding DCN1-like protein 4 isoform X1, which produces MHSDASNFQLNSHLSTLASIHKIYHTLHRLNLTEDVGPESHGTACCSRAMPPRKKRRPTAGDDLAAKKSRQDNVYRKQEALQIQEAEAFSSKRCLEWFYEYAGCDDVFGPEGMEKFCEDIGVEPENVVMLVLAWKLDAQSMGYFTLQEWLKGMGSLQCDSTEKLRNSLDYLRSVLNDATSFKLIYRYAFDFAREKDQRSLDLNTAKCMLGLLLGKIWPLFPVFNQFLEQSKYKVINKDQWCNVLEFSRTINLDLSNYDEDGAWPVLLDEFVEWYKDREMS